The following are from one region of the Staphylococcus argenteus genome:
- the lip gene encoding YSIRK-targeted triacylglycerol lipase, with product MIREQERRKYSIRKYSIGVVSVLAATVFVVSTHDAKAAEKMPTSQSGTQQEKLNQSGEHRNIHQLQQDEQSLRQLNDAHKIDSESQIGRQANDALQSSKQQPTKDGKTDKSQNNNKVTQNANQQNVKQLSKDNSNKNTKNQDAIKQNDSRAEQDNLKSNADAKEVDKSQPSVQTQISTTQDDKATSASTTPSSKEKTTTASEVQDASTNKNVNQQDTHPVSQQIKDAKQDDAVRQRQDKPLVNDLSKHNNTQNSPTIPTDKNTDNQRLIKDALLAPKTRATTKVATADAKKIHPLKANQVQPLNKYPVVFVHGFLGLVGDNAPALYPNYWGGNKFKVIEELKKQGYNVHQASVGAFSSNHDRAVELYYYIKGGRVDYGAAHAAKYGHERYGKTYKGIMPDWEPGKKVHLVGHSMGGQTIRLMEEFLRNGNQEEIAYHKAHGGEISPLFVGGKNNMVASITTLGTPHNGSQAADKFGNTETVRKIMYALNRIAGNKYSNIDLGLTQWGFKQLPNESYIDYMKRVGNSKIWTTTDNAAYDLTLDGSAKLNAMTSMNPNITYMTYTGVSSHTGPLGYENPDIGTFFLMDATSRIIGHDAREEWRKNDGVVPVISSLHPSNQPFVNVTSEEPATRRGIWQVKPILQGWDHVDFIGIDFADFKRKGAELANFYTGIINDLLRVEATDEKGAQLKAS from the coding sequence ATGATAAGAGAACAAGAGAGAAGAAAGTATAGTATCAGAAAGTATTCTATTGGTGTGGTGTCAGTGCTAGCAGCAACAGTGTTTGTTGTATCAACACATGATGCAAAAGCTGCAGAAAAAATGCCAACATCACAGTCAGGGACACAACAAGAAAAGTTGAATCAATCGGGAGAACATAGGAATATCCATCAATTACAACAAGATGAACAGTCATTAAGGCAATTAAACGATGCGCACAAAATAGATAGTGAAAGTCAAATTGGCAGACAAGCTAACGATGCGCTTCAATCATCAAAACAACAACCGACAAAAGACGGTAAAACAGATAAATCACAAAATAATAACAAAGTAACACAAAATGCTAATCAACAAAATGTCAAACAATTATCTAAAGATAATTCGAATAAAAATACTAAAAATCAAGATGCTATTAAACAAAATGATAGTCGTGCAGAACAGGACAATTTAAAATCAAATGCAGATGCAAAAGAAGTTGATAAATCACAACCATCTGTTCAGACACAAATATCGACAACGCAAGATGATAAAGCAACATCAGCTTCAACTACACCCTCATCAAAAGAAAAGACTACAACTGCATCGGAAGTACAAGATGCATCCACAAATAAAAATGTAAATCAACAGGACACACATCCAGTATCACAGCAAATTAAGGATGCTAAGCAAGATGATGCTGTTCGCCAAAGACAAGATAAACCGCTAGTTAATGATTTAAGTAAACATAACAATACTCAAAACTCCCCAACAATACCGACAGATAAAAATACGGATAATCAAAGATTAATTAAAGATGCGCTTTTAGCACCTAAAACACGTGCGACAACAAAGGTAGCAACAGCAGATGCTAAAAAGATACATCCGCTTAAAGCAAATCAAGTTCAACCACTCAACAAGTATCCAGTTGTATTTGTACATGGCTTTTTAGGATTAGTTGGTGACAATGCACCAGCATTATATCCGAATTACTGGGGTGGTAATAAGTTTAAAGTTATAGAAGAACTGAAAAAACAAGGCTATAACGTACATCAAGCAAGTGTCGGAGCTTTTAGTAGTAATCATGATCGCGCTGTAGAACTTTATTATTATATTAAAGGTGGACGCGTTGATTATGGTGCAGCTCATGCCGCAAAATACGGACATGAACGATATGGCAAAACATACAAAGGTATTATGCCTGATTGGGAACCAGGCAAAAAAGTACATCTGGTTGGACATAGTATGGGTGGTCAAACCATTCGTTTAATGGAAGAATTTTTAAGGAATGGTAATCAAGAAGAAATTGCTTACCATAAAGCGCATGGTGGCGAAATATCACCATTATTTGTTGGAGGTAAGAATAATATGGTTGCCTCGATTACAACATTAGGTACGCCACATAACGGTTCACAAGCGGCAGATAAATTTGGAAATACAGAGACTGTTAGAAAAATTATGTATGCATTGAATCGAATTGCAGGTAATAAATATTCAAATATCGATTTAGGTTTAACGCAATGGGGCTTTAAACAGTTGCCGAATGAAAGTTATATTGACTATATGAAGCGCGTAGGTAACAGTAAAATTTGGACGACAACAGATAACGCAGCATATGATTTAACATTAGATGGATCTGCCAAATTGAATGCAATGACGAGTATGAATCCTAATATTACGTATATGACTTATACAGGTGTGTCTTCGCATACTGGACCATTAGGATATGAAAATCCGGATATAGGTACATTCTTTTTAATGGATGCAACAAGTAGAATTATCGGACATGATGCAAGAGAAGAGTGGCGTAAAAATGATGGTGTTGTGCCGGTGATTTCATCGTTACATCCATCAAATCAGCCATTTGTAAATGTTACATCTGAAGAGCCGGCGACACGAAGAGGTATTTGGCAAGTCAAACCAATTTTACAAGGTTGGGATCACGTCGACTTTATCGGGATAGATTTTGCGGATTTTAAACGAAAAGGTGCAGAACTCGCAAACTTCTATACAGGTATTATTAATGACTTGTTGCGTGTTGAAGCAACTGATGAAAAAGGCGCGCAATTGAAAGCAAGTTAA
- a CDS encoding alpha/beta hydrolase, with translation MTEIKDKVTTTDAFTLPYTIIKAKKQPTKGAIVYIHGGGLMFGNANDLSQQYIDILTEQYDLVQLSYRLSPEVSLDCIIDDIFTSFDDIKLLYPNTPIFTFGRSSGAYLSLLIARNRDIDGVIDFYGYSRIDTEPFKIQNDYYAKIARSVNESMVKQLTSPTPIIQDQIAQRFLIYVYARGTGEWMNMINVTDYTDSKYNIASHELKTLPPVFIAHCIGDYDVPIEESEHIMNHVPNTTFERLSKNEHDFDRRPNDEAITVYHKVVAFLNAIITK, from the coding sequence GTGACTGAAATTAAAGATAAAGTAACTACTACAGATGCTTTTACATTACCTTATACAATTATTAAAGCGAAAAAACAGCCGACAAAAGGAGCTATTGTGTATATACATGGCGGTGGTCTAATGTTTGGCAATGCAAATGATTTATCACAACAATATATCGATATACTTACTGAACAATACGACTTAGTTCAATTGAGTTATCGTTTATCTCCAGAAGTAAGTCTAGATTGTATTATTGATGATATTTTCACATCTTTTGATGATATTAAATTACTATATCCTAATACCCCTATTTTCACATTTGGCAGATCATCTGGCGCATATTTGAGTTTATTAATTGCAAGAAATAGAGACATTGATGGCGTTATTGATTTTTATGGCTATAGTCGAATCGACACGGAACCTTTTAAAATTCAAAATGATTACTACGCTAAGATAGCCCGAAGTGTAAATGAATCTATGGTTAAACAACTAACTTCACCAACACCAATTATTCAAGATCAAATCGCACAAAGATTCTTAATATACGTTTATGCGCGTGGTACTGGAGAATGGATGAATATGATTAATGTCACTGATTATACTGATTCAAAATATAATATAGCTTCACATGAGCTTAAAACATTACCACCAGTGTTTATTGCGCATTGTATTGGCGACTATGATGTTCCTATTGAGGAAAGTGAACATATAATGAACCATGTTCCAAATACTACATTTGAACGATTAAGTAAAAACGAGCATGATTTTGACCGTAGACCAAATGATGAAGCAATAACCGTTTATCATAAAGTCGTTGCTTTCTTGAACGCTATAATAACGAAGTAA
- a CDS encoding NADH-dependent flavin oxidoreductase: MYRYKPLLQPLQLPNGIKVANRFVLSPMTVNSSTKDGYITQADLAYAARRSNSAGMQVTGAAYIEPYGQLFEYGFNIDHDACIPGLTDMATTMKQHDNLAIIQLAHAGRFSNQAILNYGKVYGPSPMTLHSPIQHEVIAMTQDKINEIIQQYRDATLRAIKAGFDGVEISIAQRLLIQTFFSTFSNQRTDQYGFDTLENRARLCLEVMRAVQDVIDKEAPANFILGFRATPEETRGSDLGYTIDEFNQLLDWVMEVANIQYLAIASWGRQIYQNTSRTPGKHFGRPVNQIVYEHLADRIPLIASGGINSPESALEALQHADMVGMSSPFVTEPDFVHKLAAQRPNDIDLEFSMNDLEDLAIPRAAFKDIVKMMDYGEGLKKNTRDALRQLEQNYNDSSS, translated from the coding sequence ATGTACCGATACAAACCACTTTTACAACCACTCCAATTACCTAATGGCATCAAAGTAGCAAATCGTTTTGTATTATCACCGATGACCGTAAATTCATCTACAAAAGATGGCTATATAACTCAAGCAGACTTAGCTTATGCTGCACGTCGCTCTAATTCAGCTGGCATGCAAGTAACTGGTGCTGCCTACATTGAGCCATATGGTCAACTATTTGAATATGGATTCAACATTGATCATGATGCATGTATTCCAGGATTAACCGACATGGCAACTACCATGAAACAACATGATAATCTCGCTATAATTCAACTAGCTCATGCTGGTCGTTTTTCAAATCAAGCGATTTTAAATTATGGAAAAGTATATGGACCTAGTCCAATGACATTACATTCGCCCATTCAACATGAAGTCATAGCTATGACACAAGATAAAATCAATGAAATCATTCAACAATATCGCGACGCTACATTACGAGCGATTAAAGCAGGATTTGATGGTGTGGAAATTTCAATTGCGCAACGTTTACTCATCCAAACATTTTTCTCAACATTTTCAAATCAGCGTACAGATCAATATGGTTTTGACACATTAGAAAATCGCGCAAGATTGTGCCTAGAAGTTATGCGTGCAGTACAAGATGTGATTGATAAAGAAGCACCTGCCAACTTTATTTTGGGCTTTCGTGCAACACCAGAAGAAACAAGAGGTAGTGATTTAGGATATACCATCGATGAATTCAATCAACTATTAGATTGGGTAATGGAAGTTGCCAATATCCAGTATTTAGCAATTGCTAGTTGGGGACGACAAATTTATCAAAACACATCAAGGACACCTGGCAAACATTTTGGTCGTCCTGTAAATCAAATTGTCTACGAACATTTAGCAGATCGCATCCCATTAATTGCCAGTGGAGGTATAAATTCTCCAGAATCTGCATTAGAAGCTTTACAACATGCAGATATGGTCGGTATGTCTTCACCTTTTGTAACGGAACCTGACTTTGTACATAAACTTGCAGCGCAACGACCAAATGATATTGATCTTGAATTTTCTATGAATGATTTAGAAGATTTAGCTATTCCGCGTGCTGCTTTTAAAGATATTGTTAAAATGATGGATTATGGTGAGGGGCTTAAAAAGAATACACGCGATGCCTTACGTCAATTAGAACAAAATTATAATGATTCATCCTCCTAA
- a CDS encoding LLM class flavin-dependent oxidoreductase has product MVELSVLDYALIDEGKDAQMALQDSVTLAKLADRLGYKRIWFTEHHNVPAFACSSPELMMMHILSQTSRIRVGSGGVMLPHYSPYKIAEHFRMLSALYPNRVDLGIGNNPGTSMVKQALDGENPTYDNYGESIKLLRQFVTTTDKASAHNLGVQPHVLHFPEMWLLSSSLSSAKIAAEQGIGLSVGTFLLPNKEMIQSTKHNIDIYKSDFQESTLKMNAKVMASVFVIVADKEEDVDELQHALDVWLLGKLQFAEFDHFPSVKTALNYKLNERDKEMIQAHRARIMAGTKDQVKAQLDDFIATFEVDEMLVAPLIPGIEQRCKTLELLAEVYL; this is encoded by the coding sequence TTGGTTGAGTTAAGCGTATTAGATTATGCCTTAATAGATGAAGGGAAGGATGCGCAAATGGCATTGCAAGATTCAGTAACACTTGCGAAATTAGCAGATCGACTTGGTTATAAACGTATTTGGTTTACTGAACATCATAATGTGCCTGCGTTTGCATGTAGCAGTCCAGAACTGATGATGATGCATATTTTGTCACAGACATCACGAATTCGTGTTGGTTCTGGTGGTGTGATGTTACCGCATTATAGTCCTTATAAAATTGCTGAGCATTTTAGAATGTTGTCAGCCTTATACCCCAATCGCGTTGATTTAGGTATTGGAAATAATCCAGGTACTTCGATGGTAAAACAAGCATTAGATGGTGAAAATCCAACCTATGATAATTACGGGGAATCAATTAAGTTATTGCGTCAATTTGTTACCACAACAGACAAAGCAAGTGCACATAATTTAGGTGTACAGCCACATGTGCTTCATTTTCCTGAAATGTGGTTATTAAGTAGCAGTCTATCATCTGCCAAAATAGCAGCAGAACAAGGTATAGGACTATCTGTCGGAACATTTTTACTGCCAAATAAAGAAATGATCCAGTCTACAAAGCATAACATTGACATTTATAAATCGGATTTCCAAGAGTCAACACTTAAAATGAATGCAAAGGTGATGGCATCAGTGTTTGTTATCGTAGCTGATAAGGAAGAAGATGTTGATGAATTACAACATGCCTTAGACGTCTGGTTATTGGGAAAATTACAATTTGCAGAGTTTGACCACTTTCCTTCAGTGAAAACAGCACTAAATTATAAATTGAACGAGCGGGATAAAGAGATGATTCAAGCGCATCGTGCACGTATAATGGCAGGGACAAAAGATCAAGTTAAAGCACAACTAGATGATTTTATTGCTACGTTTGAAGTTGATGAAATGTTAGTAGCACCATTAATTCCTGGCATTGAGCAGCGTTGCAAAACATTAGAATTACTAGCAGAGGTTTATTTATAA
- a CDS encoding glycine cleavage system protein H, with translation MKKLANYLWVEKVGDLYVFSMTPELQDDIGTVGYVEFVSPDEVKVDDEIVSIEASKTVIDVQTPLSGTIVERNTKAEDEPNILNSEKPEENWLFKLDDVDKEAFNALPEA, from the coding sequence ATGAAAAAGTTAGCCAATTATTTATGGGTAGAAAAAGTTGGGGATCTATATGTATTTAGTATGACGCCTGAATTACAAGATGACATTGGAACGGTGGGTTACGTAGAATTTGTAAGTCCAGATGAGGTAAAAGTCGATGATGAAATCGTTAGTATTGAAGCATCGAAAACGGTGATTGATGTACAGACGCCTTTGTCAGGAACGATTGTTGAGCGTAATACGAAAGCGGAAGACGAACCAAACATTTTAAATTCTGAAAAGCCAGAAGAAAATTGGCTGTTCAAGTTGGATGATGTGGATAAAGAAGCGTTCAATGCATTACCGGAGGCGTAA
- a CDS encoding protein-ADP-ribose hydrolase → MKTLKTNEERLEYLIDYMRRERNDNDELEMPTSFEALWELYRGLANVRPALPVSETYLAVQDALLSELNQQHVMDINDLSPRKDANIFVWQGDITTLKIDAIVNAANSRFLGCMQANHDCIDNIIHTKAGVQVRLDCADIIQRQGRKESVGNAKMTRAYNLPAKYIIHTVGPQIRRLPVSQMNRDLLAKCYLSCLKLADQERLNHIAFCCISTGVFAFPQDEAAEIAIQTVQQYLTDTKSKLKVVFNVFTEKDLELYEEAFNRDTEK, encoded by the coding sequence ATGAAGACGTTGAAGACAAATGAAGAACGATTAGAATATTTAATCGATTATATGAGACGAGAGCGAAATGACAATGATGAGTTAGAAATGCCAACATCATTTGAAGCATTGTGGGAACTTTATCGAGGTTTGGCTAACGTAAGACCAGCTTTACCTGTTAGCGAGACCTATTTAGCTGTTCAAGATGCTTTGTTAAGTGAATTAAATCAGCAACATGTGATGGATATTAATGATTTGTCGCCAAGAAAAGATGCCAACATTTTTGTTTGGCAAGGTGACATTACAACATTGAAAATTGATGCAATTGTCAATGCCGCGAATAGCCGCTTCTTAGGATGTATGCAAGCAAATCATGATTGTATTGATAATATTATTCATACAAAAGCAGGCGTCCAAGTTCGATTAGATTGTGCAGATATTATTCAACGACAAGGGCGCAAAGAAAGCGTTGGTAACGCTAAAATGACGCGCGCATACAATTTGCCTGCAAAGTATATTATTCATACGGTAGGACCACAAATACGTCGATTGCCTGTTTCACAGATGAATCGTGACTTGTTAGCTAAATGCTATTTGAGTTGTCTTAAACTAGCTGATCAAGAAAGGCTAAACCATATTGCATTTTGTTGTATTTCAACAGGCGTTTTTGCTTTTCCTCAAGATGAAGCAGCAGAAATAGCGATTCAAACAGTACAACAGTATCTCACTGATACAAAATCAAAATTGAAAGTTGTATTTAATGTCTTTACAGAAAAGGATTTAGAATTGTATGAGGAGGCATTTAATCGTGATACAGAGAAGTAA
- a CDS encoding lipoate--protein ligase — protein MYLIEPIRNGKYITDGAVALAMQVYVNQNVFLGEDILFPYYCEPKVEIGRFQNTAIEVNQDYIDEHHIQVVRRDTGGGAVYVDKGAVNMCCILEQDTSIYGDFQRFYQPAIKALHKLGATDVIQSGRNDLTLNGKKVSGAAMTLMNNRIYGGYSLLLDVNYEAMDKVLKPNRKKIASKGIKSVRARVGHLREALDETYRDITIEAFKNLMVTQILGINDIKEAKRYELTDTDWEAIDELADKKYKNWDWNYGKSPKYEYNRSERLSSGTVDITISVEQNRIVDCRIYGDFFGQGDIKDVEQALQGTKMTREDLLHQLNNIDITYYFGDVTAEVLVDMILS, from the coding sequence ATGTATTTAATAGAACCCATTCGAAACGGAAAATATATTACTGACGGTGCGGTTGCGCTAGCAATGCAAGTGTATGTTAATCAGAATGTTTTTTTAGGGGAAGATATTTTATTCCCTTATTATTGTGAACCAAAAGTGGAAATTGGTCGTTTTCAAAATACAGCAATCGAAGTGAATCAAGATTATATAGATGAACACCATATTCAAGTAGTTCGCAGAGATACTGGTGGTGGCGCTGTATATGTTGATAAAGGTGCCGTCAATATGTGTTGTATTTTAGAACAAGATACATCGATTTATGGTGATTTTCAAAGATTTTATCAGCCGGCAATAAAGGCGTTGCATAAACTAGGTGCAACAGATGTTATACAGAGTGGCAGAAATGATTTAACACTTAACGGTAAAAAAGTATCAGGTGCGGCAATGACATTAATGAATAATCGTATTTATGGCGGTTATTCTTTATTGCTTGATGTCAATTATGAGGCGATGGATAAGGTGTTAAAACCAAATCGTAAAAAGATTGCATCGAAAGGTATTAAATCAGTACGAGCACGCGTAGGTCATCTTCGAGAAGCACTTGATGAAACATATCGTGATATAACAATTGAAGCATTCAAAAATTTAATGGTGACACAGATTTTGGGAATCAATGACATTAAAGAGGCGAAACGATATGAATTAACGGATACAGATTGGGAAGCGATTGATGAATTAGCTGATAAAAAGTATAAAAATTGGGATTGGAATTATGGCAAGTCACCTAAATATGAATACAATCGAAGTGAAAGATTATCATCAGGTACGGTAGACATTACAATTTCTGTTGAACAAAATCGTATCGTAGATTGTCGTATTTATGGGGATTTCTTTGGACAAGGTGATATTAAAGATGTGGAACAAGCGCTACAAGGTACAAAAATGACAAGAGAAGATTTATTGCATCAATTAAATAATATAGACATTACTTATTATTTTGGTGATGTCACTGCCGAAGTATTAGTGGATATGATTTTAAGTTAA
- a CDS encoding SDR family oxidoreductase — MNNKVLVTGGTGFVGMRIISRLLEQGYDVQTTIRDLSKADKVIKTMQDNGVSTDKLAFVEADLSQDEHWDEAMKGCKYVLSVASPVFFGKTDDAEVMAKPAIEGIQRILRAAQHAGVKRVVMTANFGAVGFSNKDKNSITNESNWTNQDEPGLSVYEKSKLLAEKAAWNFVENENTTVEFATINPVAIYGPSLDSHVSGSFHLLENLLNGSMKRVPQIPLNVVDVRDVAELHILAMTNEQANGKRFIATADGQINLLEIAKLIKEKRPEIAQKVSVKKLPDFILSLGSKFNHQAKEGKLLLDMNRNVSNERAKTLLGWEPIATQEEAILAAVDSMAKYHLI; from the coding sequence ATGAATAATAAAGTGTTGGTAACAGGTGGTACTGGTTTTGTTGGTATGCGTATTATTTCGCGATTATTAGAACAAGGTTATGATGTGCAAACGACGATACGTGATTTAAGTAAAGCTGATAAAGTAATTAAAACGATGCAAGACAATGGTGTTTCAACAGATAAACTTGCATTTGTTGAAGCGGATTTATCACAAGATGAACATTGGGATGAAGCAATGAAAGGTTGCAAGTATGTTTTGAGTGTGGCATCTCCGGTGTTTTTCGGTAAAACAGACGATGCAGAAGTGATGGCGAAGCCTGCCATTGAAGGTATACAACGTATATTGAGAGCGGCGCAACATGCGGGTGTTAAACGTGTGGTAATGACTGCAAACTTTGGTGCAGTTGGTTTTAGTAATAAAGATAAAAATTCAATCACAAACGAAAGTAATTGGACAAATCAAGATGAACCAGGCTTATCAGTATATGAAAAATCAAAATTGTTAGCTGAAAAGGCGGCATGGAATTTTGTTGAGAATGAAAATACTACAGTAGAATTTGCTACAATAAATCCAGTTGCTATTTATGGTCCATCATTAGATTCACATGTTTCAGGAAGTTTCCATTTGTTAGAAAACTTATTAAATGGTTCGATGAAACGTGTACCGCAAATTCCATTAAATGTTGTTGATGTTAGAGATGTAGCTGAACTACACATTTTGGCAATGACAAATGAACAGGCTAATGGTAAAAGATTTATTGCTACGGCTGATGGACAAATTAATTTGTTGGAAATTGCAAAATTAATTAAAGAAAAACGACCTGAAATAGCTCAAAAAGTTTCTGTTAAAAAATTACCAGACTTTATTTTGAGTCTAGGTTCTAAATTTAATCATCAAGCTAAAGAAGGTAAACTTTTATTAGACATGAATCGAAATGTGAGTAACGAACGTGCAAAAACATTACTTGGGTGGGAACCGATTGCCACTCAAGAAGAAGCTATTTTAGCTGCTGTAGATAGTATGGCTAAATATCATTTAATATAA
- a CDS encoding PTS ascorbate transporter subunit IIC, with amino-acid sequence MQSILNFIVDILSQPAILVALIAFIGLIVQKKPAATITSGTIKTILGFLILSAGADVVVRSLEPFGKIFQHAFGVQGIVPNNEAIVSLALKDFGTTAALIMVCGMIVNILIARFTNLKYIFLTGHHTFYMAAFLAIILTVSHIKGWLTIVIGALVLGLIMAVLPALLQPTMRKITGNDQVALGHFGSISYFAAGAVGQLFKGKSKSTEDIKFPKGLSFLRESTISISITMALLYFIACLFAGVSYVHQSISNGQNFIVFSLIQGVTFAAGVFIILTGVRLILAEIVPAFKGISEKLVPNSKPALDCPIVFPYAQNAVLIGFFVSFITGVIGMFILFLFGGVVILPGVVAHFFLGATAAVFGNARGGIKGAVAGAALNGILITFLPLLFLPFLGELGGAATTFSDTDFLAVGIVFGNAVKYMGLFGAVLFIIIVGATAILLKGRQKAQQ; translated from the coding sequence ATGCAATCAATCCTTAATTTCATTGTCGATATTTTAAGTCAACCAGCAATTCTTGTTGCCCTTATTGCTTTTATCGGTTTAATTGTTCAGAAAAAACCTGCCGCTACAATTACTTCAGGTACCATTAAAACAATATTGGGATTCTTAATTTTAAGTGCCGGTGCCGACGTAGTTGTTCGCTCACTTGAACCTTTTGGAAAAATATTCCAGCACGCTTTCGGTGTTCAAGGCATTGTTCCAAATAATGAAGCTATTGTTTCCCTTGCCTTAAAAGATTTCGGAACAACAGCCGCACTTATTATGGTCTGTGGCATGATAGTGAATATCTTAATTGCACGTTTTACTAACTTAAAATATATCTTTTTAACAGGACACCATACATTTTACATGGCAGCATTTTTAGCAATTATTTTAACAGTGAGTCATATTAAGGGATGGCTAACGATTGTTATCGGCGCACTCGTATTAGGCTTAATCATGGCAGTCTTACCTGCATTACTCCAACCTACGATGCGTAAAATTACTGGCAATGATCAAGTGGCATTAGGGCATTTCGGTTCAATCAGCTACTTTGCTGCAGGTGCCGTAGGTCAATTATTCAAAGGGAAATCTAAATCAACAGAAGATATTAAATTCCCTAAAGGATTAAGTTTTTTAAGAGAAAGTACAATTAGTATTTCTATTACAATGGCATTACTCTATTTCATTGCTTGTTTATTTGCAGGTGTCAGTTATGTACATCAATCAATTAGCAATGGACAAAACTTTATTGTTTTCTCATTAATTCAAGGTGTAACATTTGCCGCTGGTGTATTTATCATTTTAACAGGTGTGCGGTTAATCTTAGCTGAAATCGTTCCAGCATTTAAAGGTATCTCTGAAAAACTTGTACCAAATTCTAAGCCTGCATTAGACTGCCCTATTGTGTTTCCTTATGCACAGAACGCTGTCTTAATTGGGTTCTTTGTCAGCTTTATTACAGGTGTCATTGGTATGTTTATCCTATTCTTATTTGGTGGCGTCGTTATTTTACCAGGCGTTGTGGCCCACTTCTTCTTAGGTGCAACTGCCGCAGTCTTCGGTAACGCAAGAGGTGGTATTAAAGGTGCTGTTGCAGGCGCTGCTCTTAATGGTATCTTGATTACATTCTTGCCATTATTATTCTTACCATTTTTAGGTGAATTAGGTGGTGCCGCAACAACATTCTCCGATACAGACTTTTTAGCTGTCGGCATTGTATTTGGTAACGCAGTAAAATATATGGGATTATTTGGTGCTGTTCTATTTATTATCATCGTTGGAGCTACAGCGATTTTATTAAAAGGCCGTCAAAAAGCACAACAATAA
- a CDS encoding PTS sugar transporter subunit IIB, whose protein sequence is MKILVVCGHGLGSSFMVEMNTQEALRQLNAPSDIEVEHSDIMTASPEMADLFICGRDLAENAERLGEVLILDNILDKAELQQKLEEKLQQLNII, encoded by the coding sequence ATGAAAATTTTAGTAGTATGTGGCCACGGCTTAGGTAGTAGTTTTATGGTAGAAATGAATACACAAGAAGCACTTAGACAACTTAATGCACCATCTGATATAGAGGTTGAGCACAGTGACATTATGACGGCTAGTCCAGAAATGGCAGACTTATTTATTTGCGGTAGAGATTTAGCTGAAAATGCCGAACGTCTAGGGGAAGTCTTAATCCTTGATAACATTTTAGACAAAGCAGAATTGCAGCAAAAGCTTGAAGAAAAATTACAACAACTTAACATTATTTAA
- a CDS encoding PTS sugar transporter subunit IIA, producing the protein MALDILSTKRIIVKEQVNNWNEAITIASQPLLQEQVIEQGYVEAMIESVNELGPYIVIAPEIAIAHARPNNNVHQVGLSLLKLNQHVAFCDEDHYASLIFVLSAIDNHSHLSILQNLATILGDNQIVQQLLNAKNVQEITTILKEHD; encoded by the coding sequence GTGGCATTAGATATTTTGTCCACAAAACGCATAATTGTAAAAGAACAAGTCAATAATTGGAATGAAGCCATTACTATTGCTTCTCAACCTTTATTACAAGAACAAGTTATTGAACAAGGTTATGTTGAAGCAATGATTGAAAGTGTAAATGAACTAGGACCATACATCGTTATCGCACCTGAAATTGCAATTGCACATGCACGTCCCAATAATAACGTGCATCAAGTTGGATTAAGTCTATTAAAGTTGAATCAACACGTGGCATTTTGCGATGAAGATCATTACGCATCTCTCATATTCGTATTAAGTGCCATCGACAATCATTCACACTTATCTATATTGCAAAATTTAGCAACAATATTGGGCGATAATCAAATAGTCCAGCAATTATTAAATGCAAAGAATGTACAAGAAATTACAACTATTTTAAAGGAGCATGATTAA